In Anopheles bellator chromosome 2, idAnoBellAS_SP24_06.2, whole genome shotgun sequence, the genomic stretch CAATCAAAGCGGCCCGGCCCCAGGCCAAAGAGCCTTTTATGGGGCAGCCCTGCGAGGCGAGCGAGCTGcgaaaagggacgaaaaatCTGGCGCACTCGTGTCTTCGGTGCCAGCGCAGCGCCAAATGGGACATCAAGATCCCGCAAGCCACCCCGAGGACGGCGATGACCTCGATGATGTTTGTAAAATTGGGTCCCCGGATGAAGGATTGCCTGGTCATGGCATCGGGAAAAGGTTGGCCGGATGAAGTTTCCGATTATGCTCCCTTCGGCACGACCATGGGACTGTGTTTGCTCCGTGCGTTTTTTTCGGTACTCTTCAATTTTTtccacccccacccacccccgtTGGCCGGTGTTTTCATTTCCGGTGTTGCGGAACAGTTTTCGGAACAAGTTGTCCCACGGCCCGCCGCCGATGGGTTGCGCAATGCAGTGGATTTCCgatggaaattcaatcaaaactttgCCATCTTGCCACTGGGCTGCCAGTGGGTGGCGGGTGTGGCGGATTTTCCGCTGTCGTCGTCTGCGTCATCGTCCGTGTCGTCTCCGCCTCCGCAGGACGGCCGCACCACctaccggaagtggaaatCCCGACGCCGTCGCACGGaagtaattattattaatgaaTGTTTCGGCGACCGCCAAGCCCATTCCCTCGgtcgggctctctctctctctctgggcctCGGCCGTCCCGTTGACATTGAATATaaattgattgtttatttttgagcGGCTTGGGTTGTTGGCCGTCGTCTGGGTTCGCGGAAAGCGATCgttaaataaacaatatttaaagCTCCATTTCGTGAGCGTCACTCGGGGTCGGGGCGTGATTCCGTGACAAAGACGAATTGGCTCCGGTCCGGGAGCCACGCCGGGGCTTGAGTAAAGATTTAAAAATGGTCCCCCCACTTCCCTCGGAGACAATGACCTCTGGGTTTATTGGTTTGCGAAGGTCGGCTACAATCttttagaaaaaaatcgttcaacaGAAAAATCCCAACACGATTGCACCGATTAATAATGCTACGATTTTATGTTGGTTTTGATGTgagtgaaacattttcgcgaTCCAGAGTTGGCACAAGTTGGGTCCTCAAAAGCATCCAATTTTATAATCCTCCGGcgaacaattcaatcactgcGCCAATCATTGTTTATCAGCAGCGGAACCGCAATCACACACTAAACCGCTTAAAATGGTGCTAATCATGCGAATCGTGGGTCGGTAAGCCCAAACATTAATTTGCCATCATTCCCAAGCCCAAGTGCAGTCGGATGCCAACCGCGCGAGGGAGGCCGACACAGGCAAACATATGTGGCACAGAGTGAGGagcgaacggggaaaaaaaggaacgggaAATCCAAAACAACCACCCAATAATCGGGCCATTATCCCGCATCCCGTCCCGCTCTGGTTTGCGTGCGGCGCGCTGGCAATTGCATAAATCATCCCGTTTAATTAGTAGCCAGTATGATTTAAAATGTTGTGAAAACAAGGGCGCCTAATTTCGCGGCGGGGCCCACCGGCGTGCCATTTCGTTCCGGCCTCCGTTCCGGCAGCAATCCGCGAACCGGACGGTCAAATGCTTGACACTCCTTTTTGCGGTGAGCCTGCGCGCGGGCGCGCCCGTCGGCCCCCATCATAAATCGCATAAATTTGCCTAATTGATGCATACATGCTCCCGGCAGCAATATCGACGTTTgaatggtgctggtgcccgAAAAGGGACAAAGTGCCCGGCCGGCGACATGTCGCTGGCGAGCCCTCTGCAGCTCGGAAACATTTTGCGGAAACGGACCAATGCCGTTGACGGCCCAGGACACGGCCCCAGCGAACGGTTGGGTTAAGCGGAGACTAATTTGCATTAAATAAATCGTTCGGCAGTCAAGTTCCGGCGCCCGactcggccggccgcccggcgcTGTTAATTACTGGCGGGACCGGGAAAGTTTAACGATTAACGTTTAGACGGATGAGcgcctccgacgacgacgacgccgccggaGTGGTCCGCGTAGAGTTCATCGTCCCGTGGGCGGTCGAAATCACGGCACGACTACAgtatcttttttttctcctaaATTACAGAACGCCTTTAAAGTGCCTTCGTTTTTATGCGCGCTCTGGCTGCTGACAAATGGACAGCCAGACTGTCGATTGAGAGCAACATTCGGTCCAGTTCATGAACAGTGCGTTTTGAGTAATTTTTAGTCAATGATGTAGTCATTAGTTTTTGCAAAGGGAACTTTAACGAGGCCAATGATGGGGCTCTAGAAGAATTTAAGACtctccgtgttccgttcgttttAATTCAGATGACCACTGTAAGCACCAATTTGGGGTGCCACATTATGAGGCCATCGCAGCCGCACTCCGGCCACTGGCCAAAAATTGATTGCCCATCGGTCAGAGAAAGGGCGCCGAATGCTATCGAACGAATAGATGACGATGAACCGTTCGAGGTGGTCGTGGCCACGCGTTACGCCTTGAAACGCCGAACCAGAATTAGGTCACCCATAAAATCGGGATACTCGCCGAAGAGCATGAAGGACATTAATGCACCGTCTGCGGCCGTCTTCGGCGGTCAAGCACCAGAGACTCAGAGTaacggaacggtggcccgCAAATTGGTTGCTTTGAAGAAGGAATCgattctatttttaaatttaaccCCCAGTCTGCGTCTGCCGAGGGGAGGCACATAAAACCTGTTTGCCATTCCCTGTCATTTTCATTCGTCACCCGTGAACTTATCAGCTCGGCATAAGAGATAACCACAGGCGAAGTACATGGGAGTCATTCatcaatctctctctctttctttatcAGCCGCTGATAAGATACTGCCCGAATGAAATGCACATTTCGTGACCCATCACGCACACATTTGTGTTGACCTTAGTTCACTGAAACCGTGATTATTCGGGCACTGGAAACATCAAAACTTCATTTTATCGTCTGCTAGATGGGCTGCCAATGAACGTTCGCAGTGAGCGAGAAGCTTTAATGTGGCCCCGAAAGTCGAGCGCTTTGCATGTTGCCGATCGACGGAGATTGGGCTCCGAAAGATGGCCGACCTCACGTTCGAGATTAGAAAACAATTGTTCTCATAGCTTCACGTTATGCGAACGCCCGCCCATCGATCGGAATGTCGATCGTCTATGCAGCGCAGGACTTTTCGGACGGACCTCTATGGACTTTACGCTCCCCTGAACGGTTGCAACACCATGCCTGGCGTAACGGTAATGGCCGCTCCGAGTGCCGAGCTGGAATCACTTTGGTAGCTGCATCCTGAGGGCCCAGAACGTGCCTTCTCGGGCCGGAGCCGGCAAAACTGAAAACTGATCGTTTCCCAGCCATTATGAGTCGATTTAGACGTGTGTGCGCGCAGAATAgtaatgatttttctttccgatcCGGCTAGGGCAGCCCGGCCAGGCCAACACTTGAAGTAGACTTCCCGACTTGTGAGGTGAGGTGCCTCGGAACCTGGGCCCCGGGTCGATTTTATTCTGCCTACACCATACGGAAGTTGCACAAAACTTGAACGGCCATGTAGACGGTGGTGAACAGCCCGATGCCAAAGCATAGTCCACGGACCTTGCCGATGGGCACGAGGGCGTGGCAGATGGTGTGACCGACGCGAGCGGCCGCCACCAGACGGAACAGATTGACGGCCACCGTGACGCTCGGACCGGTGAACATGTACAGGAAACCGACGGCAAAGAAGGGCAGAATGTTTTCCATGTCGTTCCGATGTGCCCTGCGGACGGGACGGATCGgtgaaaaaaaacctaaagCCAGCTAAAGCCCACCGAGTTTACATACCGTCGGACACGCTCCACATCCGGATCATTGTACGCAACTTTGCCGCCCGGCCTAACGTCTTCGGGGTTCGAGAACACCTGCAAATGCGAGCCGGAATGCGGGTCAGTGGttcaccggtcggtcggacgggcCCTTTTTTCACGCACCTTCTTTTTGCCACGCTGCAGCCCGGTCAGGAGGGACATGGTGAGCATCTTAAGCCCCAGGATGGCGACACAGGAAGCGTAGGCCTGCACGATGGCCGGATCCACCTGGCCGAACAAGTTCGAGCTCatgatcgttcgttcgtttatcGCACGGCGAAGGGTGAAATAATACTGAAGGCTGGGCCGGTCCCCGGCACGGACGTCGGTGTTTACTGTGGGTCTTATCGGAGGGCTTATCACGTCAGTGCTTAGTGACCGGTGACTGGCAAAATTGTGGGCACGAAAATAGAGGCGCCTACCGAGGCAGTCCGTTGATGCTGGTTTTGGGCAACATTACTCTCTGGACAGTGATGACCCCAAAATAACTATCAATCATGAATGAATGTATAGTTTGTGTCGTCTCCGAGGTCCCAGTTGGTTGAAGTGCAAACCCCTCAGACGTGGTAGGTAgcttaattaaaataatcagACCTATGTTTGCGACGATGGTAATCGAACAGCTATTTCGTCTTTCCTTACTCAGAATTGGACAGCTAAGCCcaatttttctatttcttcatCTGCCTAACATATCCCTATTATCTGTTGTGTATGCCGAACTTAAAGGTACCCAGCACGAGGCGTCAATGTCCTGGACAGCATCATCTATGCGATGACTCTAAAAATAATAGGAATAAACAAAGCATGATCGCCAAGTAAACGGCAACGAAACTGGTCAATCGCCCTTGAACACCTTACGGGAAAAATTGTCCTCCGAGTTCGTTTAATGAAACGTTTAATGTACACAATTGAACGCTGCTACTGAAGGTTCTGATGACGTATTAACAACGAAGCAAATGATTCTCCCGGCGATTATTCCCAATACTTCTCCAGACAATCGATCCCCATAAAAGAGTCCCTCTATAAAAAAGCCTAAAGCCAACGATTTACCCGGCAGTCTTGTAACCGCCAAatggccgggtccgggtgtcgGGAGCATATTTACGATCCacaacaacgacaaaaaaGCACACCTCTCGAAAGGAGAGGAGCTCCATTCTCGACGAGCTCACTCAGtgggaaaacatatttcaagtGGCCTCCCAACGGTCTCGTTACGCTACTCCCGGGGCCATCTGTTTACACTTTCTCCGAGTCCGAAAAGTTCCACGAAGCTTCGCAGTGGTCAGCACCGGGGCTCTGTGGCCGTCCCGAAAACCTGGCCACCCAGTAATCCACTGCCACTGCACTGaagtcatcgtcgtcgccactACTATCAGCATAAgagctcatcatcatcatcattaccatcaccatcatcggaaTGAGTGCGGTgacgtcgtcgttgtcgacgGCAAGGTCGGCTCTCGGTAGCCCCTTGCTTTGGAGTGGCTCTTGGAGAGCCAGTTTCGAATTGTTCTGATGGATGTTTTGTTGCGCCCGCCAAACGCCGTCCCGTGGCCCGAGGAGTTTCACGTTTCTGTCGAGACAGCAGTTAACCTTCCAGGGCGCCCGGTTATGACTGCGGCCCCCGAGACCGGGTTCAGGTTTTATCATCGACCACGGTGAGGGTCCGCTCCCACGGTGGGTGGACatcagcataatttatgccaTTTGCCCACTTTCGAGATCCCCGACTACTGGGAAGCGCGGCCTGCAGTAGCCTCACTCACACCACCTTCGGGGGAGGgggatgaaaataaaaccgaccGGGTGGGGTGTATAAAAAGCGGCAACTAAAAAGGAACAAAATGGCCAGCAAATTATATGCGCCCCGTGAAGCGAAGGCAGCGATGCTGCAGCATATTCACCGCTACCCAACCACACCGAAAACAGTCGGACCGTTAAGCAAACCATTCCGGCAAAAAGTT encodes the following:
- the LOC131212622 gene encoding microsomal glutathione S-transferase 1-like — its product is MSSNLFGQVDPAIVQAYASCVAILGLKMLTMSLLTGLQRGKKKVFSNPEDVRPGGKVAYNDPDVERVRRAHRNDMENILPFFAVGFLYMFTGPSVTVAVNLFRLVAAARVGHTICHALVPIGKVRGLCFGIGLFTTVYMAVQVLCNFRMV